In a single window of the Perca flavescens isolate YP-PL-M2 chromosome 18, PFLA_1.0, whole genome shotgun sequence genome:
- the zfyve1 gene encoding zinc finger FYVE domain-containing protein 1 isoform X1 encodes MSGQGPAVDKGMNTVLGCQESYACGGSDEAAFECDECGSLQCARCELELHRQERMRNHDRVRIAPGHVPFCDSCKGDSSCSYNGGRLRALVRCQGCKINLCLDCQKRTHSGVNKRKHPLTPYPPAKAPQDNSPGAGESQMEILKGELEKVCSFLLVDEREEMQVKDEDDFVSRLGCRSDELLKVVSIFGNTGEGKSHTLNHTFFLGREVFKTSPTQESCTVGVWAAMDPVHRVVVIDTEGLLGAGANQGQRTRLLLKVLAICDVVIYRTHADRLHDDLFKFLGDASDAYLKHFTRELKATTTRCGLDVPLSTLGPAVIIFHETVHTKLLGSDKPSESAERLLQERFRKLGLFPEAFSSIQYRGTRTYNPPTDFSGLLRSLEQQLDNNTTRSPRSASVIYKALQALSERFSGEISEEYVASNSFFPDEYFTCSSLCLSCGSGCKRSMNHLKEGLDHEAKHRCRYSAQYDNRIYTCKACYEGGKEVVVVPKTTASSDSPWFGLAIYAWSGYVIECPNCAVIYRSRQYWYGNQDPVETVVRTEIQHIWPGCDGFLKDNNNAAQRLLDGVKYISQSVSELSVKPAKAVTSWLTDQIAPTYWKPNSLILKCHKCGEEFQPNDTKHHCRACGEGFCDPCSSKTRLVPERGWGLAPVRVCDACFHNRGIPTELLDAALEEEGGTLIARKVGEAVQNTLGAVVGAIDIPLGLVKDAARPAYWVPDQDIHSCSECQREFSPRLSIHHCRACGQGVCDDCSQERRAVPSRGWDHPVRVCNGCNQKPGEL; translated from the exons ATGAGCGGTCAAGGTCCAGCTGTAGATAAAGGAATGAACACAGTCTTAGGCTGTCAGGAGAGCTACGCCTGTGGGGGCTCCGATGAGGCTGCCTTTGAATGTGATGAATGCGGCAGCTTGCAGTGTGCCCGCTGTGAACTGGAGCTCCATCGCCAGGAGCGGATGAGGAATCACGACCGGGTTCGGATTGCACCAGGCCACGTTCCTTTCTGTGACTCGTGCAAAGGGGACAGCAGCTGCTCTTACAATGGTGGACGGCTCCGAGCGCTGGTGCGCTGCCAGGGTTGTAAGATCAACCTGTGTTTGGACTGCCAGAAACGCACCCACAGCGGAGTCAACAAGAGGAAGCACCCTCTGACACCATACCCCCCTGCCAAAGCTCCCCAGGATAACAGCCCGGGTGCTGGGGAGTCACAGATGGAGATCCTGAAAGGCGAGCTGGAGAAGGTGTGCAGCTTCCTATTGGTggacgagagggaggagatgCAG GTGAAGGATGAGGACGACTTTGTGAGCAGActgggctgcaggtcagacgAGCTCCTCAAAGTGGTCTCCATCTTTGGAAACACTGGGGAGGGCAAGTCGCACACCCTGAACCATACGTTTTTCCTTGGACGAGAAGTGTTCAAGACCTCACCCACCCAAGAGTCCTGCACTGTGGGTGTGTGGGCGGCTATGGACCCTGTACACCGGGTGGTAGTCATCGACACAGAAGGACTGCTTGGGGCTG GAGCTAATCAGGGTCAGCGAACACGCCTGCTCCTCAAAGTCCTGGCTATCTGTGATGTGGTCATCTACCGAACCCATGCCGACCGTCTCCATGACGATCTCTTCAAGTTCCTTGGTGATGCATCAGATGCCTACCTTAAACATTTCACCAGGGAGCTGAAAGCGACTACCACCCGCTGTGGTCTGGACGTCCCGTTGTCCACTCTGGGCCCTGCTGTAATCATCTTCCATGAGACCGTCCACACCAAGCTACTAGGATCAG ACAAACCATCCGAGTCGGCCGAGCGTCTTCTCCAGGAGCGTTTCAGGAAGCTGGGTCTGTTTCCAGAAGCGTTCAGCTCCATCCAGTACCGTGGAACTCGAACCTACAACCCTCCCACAGACTTCAGCGGCCTGCTGCGCAGCCTGGAGCAACAGCTGGACAACAACACCACCCGCTCGCCACGCTCTGCCAGTGTCATCTACAAGGCTCTGCAG GCTCTGAGCGAGCGCTTTAGCGGGGAGATTTCCGAAGAGTACGTGGCCAGTAACTCATTCTTTCCAGATGAGTACTTTACCTGCTCTAGCCTCTGCCTCAGCTGTGG TTCAGGCTGTAAGAGAAGCATGAATCACCTAAAGGAGGGACTCGACCACGAAGCCAAACACCGCTGCCGCTACTCTGCACAGTATGACAACCGCATCTACACTTGCAAG GCCTGCTATGAGGGCGGGAAGGAGGTAGTAGTGGTTCCCAAAACGACGGCCTCGTCTGACTCACCGTGGTTTGGCTTGGCCATCTACGCCTGGTCTGG GTATGTAATTGAGTGCCCCAACTGTGCAGTGATCTACAGAAGCAGACAGTACTGGTATGGAAACCAGGACCCAGTGGAAACAGTGGTTAGAACAGAGATCCAGCACATCTGGCCTGGG TGTGACGGTTTtttgaaagacaacaacaaTGCTGCCCAGAGGCTGCTGGATGGAGTCAAATACATTTCTCAGTCAGTGTCTGAACTCAGCGTCAAGCCTGCCAAAGCAGTCACCTCCTGGCTTACCGACCAGATCGCTCCCACCTACTGGAAACCCAACTCCCTTATCCTG aaaTGTCATAAATGTGGGGAAGAGTTCCAGCCCAACGACACCAAGCACCACTGTCGGGCCTGCGGAGAGGGCTTCTGTGACCCCTGCTCCTCAAAGACTCGTCTGGTCCCGGAGAGGGGCTGGGGCCTCGCACCTGTCCGAGTCTGCGACGCGTGTTTCCACAACAGGGGAATCCCAACCG AGTTACTGGATGCCGCcttggaggaggagggaggcacCCTGATAGCCAGGAAGGTTGGGGAGGCGGTTCAGAACACTTTAGGAGCTGTAGTCGGTGCCATCGACATACCTCTCG GCCTGGTGAAGGACGCAGCTCGGCCGGCCTATTGGGTCCCGGATCAGGACATCCACTCCTGCAGCGAGTGCCAGAGGGAGTTCTCCCCACGTCTCTCCATCCACCACTGCCGCGCCTGTGGCCAGGGAGTGTGTGACGACTGCTCTCAGGAGCGGCGCGCCGTGCCCTCCCGCGGCTGGGACCACCCCGTGAGGGTCTGCAACGGCTGCAACCAGAAACCCGGGGAGCTCTAG
- the pigh gene encoding phosphatidylinositol N-acetylglucosaminyltransferase subunit H, with translation MMEDESFTDINGKSISLDCQSHSSLCSEFIVSVPKVSIGKVMVYTCCVWLLAYAVFFFTENTAVLSSAIFITLVGMMLHIHFVKVDHESLLVIGSLGIQVSSSYASGRETTTFIEMSKIKDIVINEAIYMHQIIYYLCVLLKEPSDPDAVSSVVPLFQSSKPRLNCLVKVYKSCQEIISKC, from the exons ATGATGGAAGACGAATCCTTCACTGACATTAATGGCAAAAGCATATCTCTGGACTGTCAGAGTCACTCTAGCCTCTGCAGCGAGTTCATTGTCAGCGTCCCCAAAGTGTCCATCGGCAAGGTGATGGTGTACACCTGCTGCGTTTGGCTTTTGGCGTACGCTGTGTTCTTCTTCACAGAG AACACAGCTGTTCTGTCCAGTGCTATATTCATCACCCTGGTTGGCATGATGCTTCACATCCACTTTGTGAAGGTAGACCACGAGTCCCTGCTTGTCATCGGCTCCTTAGGCATACAGGTGTCCTCCAGCTACGCCTCAGGCCGCGAGACCACCACATTCATTGAGATGAGCAAGATCAAGGACATTGTCATCAATGAAGCCATTTACATG CATCAAATCATCTACTACCTTTGTGTGCTGTTGAAGGAGCCTTCAGATCCAGATGCAGTGTCAAGTGTTGTGCCATTGTTTCAG AGTTCGAAGCCAAGGCTGAACTGCTTAGTGAAAGTTTACAAAAGCTGTCAGGAGATTATTTCAAAGTGCTAA
- the zfyve1 gene encoding zinc finger FYVE domain-containing protein 1 isoform X2, producing MRNHDRVRIAPGHVPFCDSCKGDSSCSYNGGRLRALVRCQGCKINLCLDCQKRTHSGVNKRKHPLTPYPPAKAPQDNSPGAGESQMEILKGELEKVCSFLLVDEREEMQVKDEDDFVSRLGCRSDELLKVVSIFGNTGEGKSHTLNHTFFLGREVFKTSPTQESCTVGVWAAMDPVHRVVVIDTEGLLGAGANQGQRTRLLLKVLAICDVVIYRTHADRLHDDLFKFLGDASDAYLKHFTRELKATTTRCGLDVPLSTLGPAVIIFHETVHTKLLGSDKPSESAERLLQERFRKLGLFPEAFSSIQYRGTRTYNPPTDFSGLLRSLEQQLDNNTTRSPRSASVIYKALQALSERFSGEISEEYVASNSFFPDEYFTCSSLCLSCGSGCKRSMNHLKEGLDHEAKHRCRYSAQYDNRIYTCKACYEGGKEVVVVPKTTASSDSPWFGLAIYAWSGYVIECPNCAVIYRSRQYWYGNQDPVETVVRTEIQHIWPGCDGFLKDNNNAAQRLLDGVKYISQSVSELSVKPAKAVTSWLTDQIAPTYWKPNSLILKCHKCGEEFQPNDTKHHCRACGEGFCDPCSSKTRLVPERGWGLAPVRVCDACFHNRGIPTELLDAALEEEGGTLIARKVGEAVQNTLGAVVGAIDIPLGLVKDAARPAYWVPDQDIHSCSECQREFSPRLSIHHCRACGQGVCDDCSQERRAVPSRGWDHPVRVCNGCNQKPGEL from the exons ATGAGGAATCACGACCGGGTTCGGATTGCACCAGGCCACGTTCCTTTCTGTGACTCGTGCAAAGGGGACAGCAGCTGCTCTTACAATGGTGGACGGCTCCGAGCGCTGGTGCGCTGCCAGGGTTGTAAGATCAACCTGTGTTTGGACTGCCAGAAACGCACCCACAGCGGAGTCAACAAGAGGAAGCACCCTCTGACACCATACCCCCCTGCCAAAGCTCCCCAGGATAACAGCCCGGGTGCTGGGGAGTCACAGATGGAGATCCTGAAAGGCGAGCTGGAGAAGGTGTGCAGCTTCCTATTGGTggacgagagggaggagatgCAG GTGAAGGATGAGGACGACTTTGTGAGCAGActgggctgcaggtcagacgAGCTCCTCAAAGTGGTCTCCATCTTTGGAAACACTGGGGAGGGCAAGTCGCACACCCTGAACCATACGTTTTTCCTTGGACGAGAAGTGTTCAAGACCTCACCCACCCAAGAGTCCTGCACTGTGGGTGTGTGGGCGGCTATGGACCCTGTACACCGGGTGGTAGTCATCGACACAGAAGGACTGCTTGGGGCTG GAGCTAATCAGGGTCAGCGAACACGCCTGCTCCTCAAAGTCCTGGCTATCTGTGATGTGGTCATCTACCGAACCCATGCCGACCGTCTCCATGACGATCTCTTCAAGTTCCTTGGTGATGCATCAGATGCCTACCTTAAACATTTCACCAGGGAGCTGAAAGCGACTACCACCCGCTGTGGTCTGGACGTCCCGTTGTCCACTCTGGGCCCTGCTGTAATCATCTTCCATGAGACCGTCCACACCAAGCTACTAGGATCAG ACAAACCATCCGAGTCGGCCGAGCGTCTTCTCCAGGAGCGTTTCAGGAAGCTGGGTCTGTTTCCAGAAGCGTTCAGCTCCATCCAGTACCGTGGAACTCGAACCTACAACCCTCCCACAGACTTCAGCGGCCTGCTGCGCAGCCTGGAGCAACAGCTGGACAACAACACCACCCGCTCGCCACGCTCTGCCAGTGTCATCTACAAGGCTCTGCAG GCTCTGAGCGAGCGCTTTAGCGGGGAGATTTCCGAAGAGTACGTGGCCAGTAACTCATTCTTTCCAGATGAGTACTTTACCTGCTCTAGCCTCTGCCTCAGCTGTGG TTCAGGCTGTAAGAGAAGCATGAATCACCTAAAGGAGGGACTCGACCACGAAGCCAAACACCGCTGCCGCTACTCTGCACAGTATGACAACCGCATCTACACTTGCAAG GCCTGCTATGAGGGCGGGAAGGAGGTAGTAGTGGTTCCCAAAACGACGGCCTCGTCTGACTCACCGTGGTTTGGCTTGGCCATCTACGCCTGGTCTGG GTATGTAATTGAGTGCCCCAACTGTGCAGTGATCTACAGAAGCAGACAGTACTGGTATGGAAACCAGGACCCAGTGGAAACAGTGGTTAGAACAGAGATCCAGCACATCTGGCCTGGG TGTGACGGTTTtttgaaagacaacaacaaTGCTGCCCAGAGGCTGCTGGATGGAGTCAAATACATTTCTCAGTCAGTGTCTGAACTCAGCGTCAAGCCTGCCAAAGCAGTCACCTCCTGGCTTACCGACCAGATCGCTCCCACCTACTGGAAACCCAACTCCCTTATCCTG aaaTGTCATAAATGTGGGGAAGAGTTCCAGCCCAACGACACCAAGCACCACTGTCGGGCCTGCGGAGAGGGCTTCTGTGACCCCTGCTCCTCAAAGACTCGTCTGGTCCCGGAGAGGGGCTGGGGCCTCGCACCTGTCCGAGTCTGCGACGCGTGTTTCCACAACAGGGGAATCCCAACCG AGTTACTGGATGCCGCcttggaggaggagggaggcacCCTGATAGCCAGGAAGGTTGGGGAGGCGGTTCAGAACACTTTAGGAGCTGTAGTCGGTGCCATCGACATACCTCTCG GCCTGGTGAAGGACGCAGCTCGGCCGGCCTATTGGGTCCCGGATCAGGACATCCACTCCTGCAGCGAGTGCCAGAGGGAGTTCTCCCCACGTCTCTCCATCCACCACTGCCGCGCCTGTGGCCAGGGAGTGTGTGACGACTGCTCTCAGGAGCGGCGCGCCGTGCCCTCCCGCGGCTGGGACCACCCCGTGAGGGTCTGCAACGGCTGCAACCAGAAACCCGGGGAGCTCTAG